The Coffea arabica cultivar ET-39 chromosome 9e, Coffea Arabica ET-39 HiFi, whole genome shotgun sequence genome has a window encoding:
- the LOC140014751 gene encoding coproporphyrinogen-III oxidase 1, chloroplastic-like, with protein MLLSAPKLSISPSSSSSSAAAYSAPLLFPVKKSSIPARNFPSFLHSATSHISLGVPRAASSSSSPSPMIEKETLETHRPHTFLRESDEAAAFSSSSSDSAGSVRARFEKMIRDAQDSVCTAIEAVDNGSKFKEDVWSRPGGGGGISRVLQDGAVWEKAGVNVSVVYGVMPPEAYRAAKPSSDNGDIKPGPIPFFAAGISSVLHPHNPFAPTLHFNYRYFETDAPKDAPGAPRQWWFGGGTDFTPAYIFEEDVKHFHSVQKSACDKFDPSFYPRFKKWCDDYFYIKHRGERRGLGGIFFDDLNDYDQEMLLSFATECANSVIPAYIPIIEKRKDTPYTERNKAWQQLRRGRYVEFNLVYDRGTTFGLKTGGRIESILVSLPLSARWEYDHKPEEGSEEWKLLDACINPKEWL; from the exons ATGTTGCTGAGTGCTCCAAAACTCTCCATttccccttcttcttcttcttcttctgctgcTGCTTATTCTGCGCCCCTCCTTTTCCCTGTCAAAAAATCCAGCATCCCAGCAAGAAACTTCCCTTCATTTCTCCACTCCGCAACATCTCACATTTCCCTCGGCGTTCCCCGAGCCGCCTCCTCAtcctcctccccctcccccaTGATAGAGAAAGAAACCTTAGAAACCCACCGTCCCCACACCTTCCTCCGCGAATCAGATGAGGCTGCggccttctcctcctcctcttctgaTTCTGCCGGCTCAGTCAGGGCCAGGTTTGAGAAGATGATTAGGGACGCCCAGGACAGCGTTTGCACCGCAATTGAGGCCGTGGATAATGGCAGCAAGTTCAAGGAGGATGTCTGGTCCAGGCCCGGCGGTGGTGGCGGCATCAGTAGAGTTTTACAGGACGGCGCCGTTTGGGAAAAGGCTGGGGTTAATGTCTCCGTGGTTTATGGTGTTATGCCGCCTGAAGCTTATCGGGCCGCAAAGCCATCTTCAGATAATGGTGACATTAAGCCCGGGCCAATTCCCTTTTTCGCCGCCGGCATCAGCTCG GTTCTGCATCCACACAACCCCTTTGCACCGACTTTACATTTCAATTATCGGTACTTTGAGACTGATGCTCCCAAAG ATGCTCCAGGAGCTCCTAGGCAGTGGTGGTTTGGTGGTGGTACAGATTTTACGCCTGCTTACATTTTTGAGGAGGATGTTAAACATTTCCATTCG GTCCAAAAAAGTGCATGCGACAAGTTTGACCCTAGCTTCTATCCTCGATTCAAGAAATGGTGTGATGACTATTTCTATATTAAG CACCGTGGAGAGAGGCGAGGACTTGGCGGCatattttttgatgatttgaatGATTATGATCAAGAGATGCTTCTTTCTTTTGCTACTG AGTGTGCAAATTCTGTGATCCCTGCATATATACCAATAATAGAGAAGAGGAAGGATACACCATACACAGAAAGAAACAAAGCATGGCAACAACTACGAAGGGGGCGCTATGTAGAATTCAACCTG GTTTATGACCGTGGAACAACATTTGGTCTCAAGACAGGAGGCAGAATCGAGAGTATTCTTGTTTCCCTTCCGCTATCTGCTCGTTGGGAATATGACCAT AAACCAGAAGAGGGGAGTGAAGAATGGAAACTATTGGATGCATGTATCAACCCCAAGGAGTGGCTGTAA
- the LOC140014750 gene encoding pentatricopeptide repeat-containing protein At1g06143-like: MFPFRNQSMKFVKDVVGGRLVGEKSQLGLFASDFKKCSSLKELESLYALMIKTNATQDCFLMNQFITASSSIRCTEWVIAAFDQLKDPNTCVYNAVIGAFLCCFHPLRALEMYVDMLKTEVRPTSFTFSSIIKSSTCLKAVDFGDSIHGQVWKCGFETHLHVQTAIIDYYSNFGKVVEARTVFDKMPERDGFAWTTMVSAHVRFGDLSSARKLFDEMPEKNTASWNTMLNGFARIGDVESAKQLFSGILQKDLISWTTMINCYSQNKHYKEALEIFNEMKDNGISPDEVTMSTIISSCAHLGWLDQGKEIHMYVLQSGLYLDVYIGSSLIDMYAKCGAIERSLVVFFKLSKKNLFCWNSVIEGLAAHGCAKEALVIFHMMEKEKIKPNGITFLSVLTACTHAGLVEEGKSRFLQMTRDLLIPPEIKHYGCMVDLLSKAGLLDEALELIRRMNIEPNSVIWGSLLCGCKLHKNLEIAQMAVDKLMLLEPKNSGYYNLLVSMYAEANRWSEVARIRANMKNLGVEKRYPGSSWIEVEKNIFQFASCDNCHPASEEIYLLLDELVGQLKLTGCGPKFEFIL, translated from the exons ATGTTTCCATTTCGTAATCAGTCTATGAAATTCGTCAAAGATGTAGTAG GTGGAAGACTCGTGGGAGAAAAAAGCCAACTTGGTCTGTTTGCTAGCGATTTTAAAAAATGTTCAAGCTTGAAAGAGCTGGAGTCTCTATATGCTTTGATGATCAAGACAAATGCAACGCAAGATTGTTTCCTGATGAATCAATTTATAACTGCGTCTTCAAGCATTCGTTGTACAGAATGGGTAATTGCAGCCTTTGACCAGTTAAAAGATCCCAATACATGTGTTTACAATGCAGTAATAGGAGCCTTTCTCTGTTGTTTCCATCCACTCCGAGCTTTAGAAATGTATGTAGACATGTTGAAAACTGAGGTCAGACCAACTAGTTTCACGTTTTCATCAATAATAAAGAGCAGCACTTGTTTGAAGGCTGTAGATTTTGGAGATTCTATCCATGGACAGGTTTGGAAGTGTGGATTTGAAACTCATCTTCATGTTCAGACTGCTATTATTGATTATTATTCAAATTTTGGTAAAGTTGTTGAAGCGAGAACAGTATTTGATAAGATGCCTGAGAGAGATGGTTTTGCCTGGACAACAATGGTTTCAGCTCATGTCCGTTTTGGGGATTTGAGTTCTGCTAGGAAGTTGTTTGATGAGATGCCCGAGAAAAATACTGCATCTTGGAATACTATGCTGAATGGTTTTGCGAGGATTGGTGATGTTGAGTCTGCTAAGCAGTTGTTCAGTGGAATACTGCAAAAAGATTTAATTTCATGGACAACCATGATCAACTGCTACTCTCAAAACAAGCACTACAAAGAAGCACTAGAGATTTTCAACGAGATGAAGGATAATGGGATCAGTCCTGACGAAGTGACCATGTCAACAATCATTTCTTCTTGTGCTCATCTTGGTTGGCTAGACCAAGGAAAGGAGATACACATGTATGTTCTGCAAAGTGGATTGTATCTTGATGTTTACATTGGTTCATCACTGATTGATATGTATGCAAAGTGTGGTGCCATAGAGAGATCCCTTGTGGTGTTCTTCAAATTGTCCAAGAAAAACCTTTTCTGTTGGAATTCTGTGATTGAAGGGCTTGCAGCTCATGGTTGTGCCAAAGAAGCTTTGGTGATATTTCATATGATGGAGAAGGAGAAGATAAAGCCAAATGGCATTACCTTTCTTAGTGTTCTTACAGCATGTACTCATGCTGGACTGGTTGAAGAGGGCAAAAGCAGATTTCTTCAAATGACTCGTGACCTTCTCATCCCTCCTGAAATTAAGCATTACGGATGCATGGTTGATCTGTTAAGCAAGGCTGGTTTACTTGATGAAGCATTGGAACTGATAAGAAGAATGAATATTGAACCAAACTCTGTCATATGGGGTTCTTTACTTTGTGGGTGTAAGCTTCACAAGAACTTGGAGATTGCTCAGATGGCTGTTGATAAGTTAATGCTTCTGGAGCCAAAGAATAGTGGATACTATAACCTTTTAGTGAGCATGTATGCTGAAGCAAATCGATGGAGTGAGGTTGCTAGAATCAGGGCAAACATGAAGAACCTTGGAGTAGAAAAGAGATATCCTGGATCCAGTTGGATTGAAGTGGAGAAGAACATATTTCAGTTTGCTTCTTGTGACAATTGTCATCCAGCATCTGAAGAAATTTACCTGCTACTGGATGAATTGGTTGGGCAACTTAAGCTGACTGGTTGCGGACCTAAGtttgaatttattttgtga
- the LOC113710383 gene encoding jasmonate-induced oxygenase 1-like, which translates to MSPAGEPVRVQAIAQTRNSVVPPQYVQPPETRPAAKLTHHHKNEAAELSPPSINLAGEDTGRLKDEIGLACRDWGAFSVVNHGVPIELLDQMRRVGKSFFEECDMEQKLKYSCDPNSPASEGYGSRMLLADNDSVLDWRDYFDHHTLPLSRRNPAKWPHYQPNYREVVAEYSDQMKVLAQRLLGLISESLGLPSSCIEEAVGEFCQNITVGYYPPCPQPDLTLGLQSHSDMGAVTLLIQDNVEGLQVFKDGEWITVRPLHDGILVLLADQTEIITNGKYRSCQHRALTNAERARLSVATFHDPAKTRKVFPAFEPPIYHEVMYGDYVSSWYTKGPEGKRNIDALLIKY; encoded by the exons ATGTCACCCGCCGGAGAGCCCGTGAGGGTGCAGGCCATAGCCCAAACCCGCAACTCCGTTGTGCCTCCTCAGTACGTACAACCCCCAGAAACCCGACCTGCCGCAAAGCTGACCCATCATCATAAGAACGAGGCGGCTGAGCTATCTCCGCCGTCGATTAATCTCGCCGGAGAAGACACCGGCCGCCTCAAAGACGAGATAGGGCTGGCCTGCAGAGATTGGGGGGCGTTTAGCGTAGTCAATCATGGGGTACCGATTGAATTGCTGGATCAGATGAGGCGAGTGGGGAAATCATTCTTTGAGGAATGTGATATGGAGCAGAAGCTCAAGTATTCTTGTGATCCTAATTCGCCGGCTTCCGAGGGTTATGGTAGCCGGATGCTGCTAGCTGACAACGACAGCGTTTTGGATTGGAGGGACTATTTTGATCACCATACCTTGCCTCTGTCGAGGCGGAATCCGGCTAAGTGGCCTCATTATCAGCCTAATTACAG AGAAGTAGTGGCAGAATACAGTGATCAGATGAAAGTCCTTGCTCAGAGATTGTTGGGTTTGATATCGGAGAGTCTTGGTCTGCCATCTTCATGCATTGAAGAGGCTGTTGGTGAGTTCTGTCAGAACATTACAGTGGGTTATTACCCTCCTTGTCCACAGCCAGACCTTACTCTTGGTCTGCAGTCGCATTCTGATATGGGTGCTGTCACGCTTCTTATCCAAGATAACGTTGAGGGTCTTCAAGTGTTCAAGGATGGAGAATGGATAACAGTACGTCCATTGCACGATGGTATCTTAGTTCTCTTGGCTGACCAAACTGAG ATCATAACAAATGGCAAATACAGAAGTTGTCAACATCGCGCACTTACAAACGCTGAAAGAGCGAGACTTTCAGTTGCCACATTCCACGATCCTGCAAAAACTAGGAAAGTATTCCCAGCTTTTGAACCTCCTATATACCATGAAGTCATGTATGGGGATTATGTCTCCTCATGGTACACAAAGGGGCCGGAAGGGAAAAGGAACATTGATGCACTTCTGATCAAATACTGA